Proteins from a single region of Paenibacillus rhizovicinus:
- a CDS encoding nuclear transport factor 2 family protein translates to MTHTNEQESQSRLYDRIVELEHVRALRELVDTFSILADQKDTQKQTTLFTADATVDSIVDGNVVSSLRGTDEIGTAFESFLKNFDIVYHFNGQHNVSISGNTAKGTLYCLVDLIATVDGKKINNKSGVHYEDEYVFEDGHWLIAKRTSTFAWQDRQEINT, encoded by the coding sequence ATGACTCATACAAATGAGCAGGAATCACAATCCCGACTATATGACAGAATCGTTGAACTCGAACACGTAAGAGCCTTAAGAGAGCTTGTAGACACGTTTTCAATACTGGCTGATCAGAAAGATACGCAAAAGCAGACCACGCTTTTCACCGCGGACGCAACCGTTGACTCTATTGTTGACGGTAATGTGGTCTCAAGCTTGCGGGGAACGGACGAAATCGGAACTGCATTTGAAAGCTTCTTGAAAAATTTCGATATCGTTTATCATTTCAATGGCCAGCACAACGTGTCGATCAGCGGAAATACAGCCAAAGGGACGCTTTATTGCCTGGTTGACCTTATTGCTACAGTGGACGGCAAGAAGATCAACAACAAGAGCGGCGTACACTATGAGGACGAGTATGTTTTTGAAGATGGACATTGGTTAATCGCAAAGCGAACCTCGACCTTTGCATGGCAAGACCGTCAGGAAATCAATACATGA